One window of Eublepharis macularius isolate TG4126 chromosome 17, MPM_Emac_v1.0, whole genome shotgun sequence genomic DNA carries:
- the MFAP2 gene encoding microfibrillar-associated protein 2 has translation MRTLCLFILCLPVLLAQGQYDIGDPAYHDPPYVPYEIESQDYYDYAGNDVASQAPAEQYPYQSQHQNQQQVIPAPTPDVPETEPTEPGPFDCQEEQYPCTRLYSVHKPCKQCLNELCFYSLRRVYVINKEICIRTVCAHEELLRADLCRDKFSRCSVMATSGLCQSVAASCARSCGGC, from the exons ATGAGGACTCTGTGCCTTTTCATCCTCTGCTTGCCAG TGCTCCTGGCTCAGGGACAGTATGATATTGGAGACCCAGCATACCATGACCCGCCGTACGTTCCCTATGAAATAG AGAGTCAAGATTATTACGACTATGCTGGTAATG ACGTCGCCTCGCAGGCCCCAGCAGAGCAGTATCCCTACCAGTCCCAGCACCAAAACCAGCAGCAAGTCATCCCTGCCCCAACCCCAG ACGTTCCCGAGACCGAACCCACAGAGCCCGGACCCTTTG ACTGCCAGGAGGAACAGTACCCCTGCACCCGCCTGTACTCGGTCCATAAGCCCTGCAAGCAATGTCTGAATGAGCTCTGCTTTTACAG CCTGCGTCGGGTTTATGTGATTAATAAGGAAATCTGTATCCGTACAGTCTGTGCTCATGAAGAGCTACTCAGAG CTGACCTCTGCCGTGACAAGTTCTCCCGGTGCAGCGTGATGGCAACCAGTGGCCTCTGTCAGAGTGTGGCTGCCTCGTGTGCCAGAAGCTGTGGGGGCTGCTAA